In Candidatus Flexicrinis affinis, the following proteins share a genomic window:
- the prfA gene encoding peptide chain release factor 1 translates to MFDKLAGIERRYDELERLMADPAVTSNYDKVIEYSKERSNIEEVVEAFRDYKAKQNALEQAEQILYEENDPDLREMAKAEVAELGEIVPQLEEKLKVMLLPKDPRDDKNVIIEIRAGTGGEEAALFAADLFRMYTRYAEVRKWKVDVSAENETGNGGYKRISFEVKGKGAFSRLKWESGVHRVQRVPATEASGRIHTSTATVAVLAELDEIDVELDMNQVRVDVFRSQGAGGQSVNTTDSAVRMTHLPTGIVVECQDERSQLQNRLRAKTILLNRLYEIEQERQMAEREAERRGQVGTGERSEKIRTYNWPQSRVTDHRIGMSLYNLQAVIDGDIDPFIDELATRDQAAKLSGGTLELVSSDDED, encoded by the coding sequence ATGTTTGACAAACTGGCGGGCATCGAACGCCGTTACGACGAACTTGAGCGCCTGATGGCCGACCCCGCCGTAACCAGCAATTACGACAAGGTCATCGAATACTCCAAGGAGCGCTCCAACATCGAAGAGGTGGTCGAGGCCTTCCGCGACTACAAGGCCAAGCAGAACGCCCTCGAGCAGGCCGAGCAGATCCTCTACGAGGAGAACGACCCCGACCTGCGCGAGATGGCCAAGGCCGAAGTCGCCGAACTGGGCGAGATCGTGCCGCAGCTTGAGGAAAAGCTGAAGGTCATGCTGCTGCCCAAAGACCCGCGCGACGACAAGAACGTCATCATCGAAATCCGCGCCGGCACCGGCGGCGAGGAAGCCGCGCTGTTCGCCGCCGACCTGTTCCGCATGTACACGCGCTATGCCGAAGTCCGCAAGTGGAAGGTCGACGTGAGCGCCGAGAACGAGACCGGCAACGGCGGCTACAAGCGCATCTCGTTCGAGGTCAAGGGCAAGGGCGCGTTCAGCCGGCTGAAGTGGGAGAGCGGCGTCCACCGCGTGCAGCGTGTACCGGCCACCGAGGCAAGCGGGCGCATCCACACCAGCACGGCGACCGTGGCGGTGTTGGCGGAGCTGGACGAAATCGACGTCGAGCTGGACATGAACCAGGTGCGCGTCGACGTCTTCCGCAGTCAGGGCGCGGGCGGCCAATCGGTCAACACGACCGACTCGGCGGTGCGCATGACGCACCTCCCGACCGGCATTGTGGTCGAGTGTCAGGACGAACGCAGCCAGCTTCAAAACCGCCTCCGTGCCAAGACGATCCTGCTCAACCGGCTGTACGAGATCGAGCAGGAGCGCCAGATGGCCGAGCGCGAGGCCGAACGGCGCGGGCAAGTCGGTACCGGCGAACGCAGCGAGAAGATCCGCACCTACAACTGGCCGCAGAGCCGCGTGACCGATCACCGCATCGGCATGAGCCTATACAACCTGCAAGCCGTGATCGATGGCGACATCGACCCGTTCATCGACGAGCTGGCGACGCGCGATCAGGCCGCCAAGCTGTCCGGCGGCACGCTCGAACTCGTCAGCAGTGACGACGAAGACTAG
- a CDS encoding DinB family protein, translated as MDANLKSSLWNQFGAAIDTLDDALTLCPDSLWETVLWDDEEDARYGQFWFIAYHTLFWTDLFLGGSYADFTPPAPFIRGTLPDQPYAKDDVHAYLKACRAKVKAMSEALTDEQAARVCTFPWMTPSYLELQFYSLRHVQEHAAQLNLILGHRGITGQDWVAKARDNAQM; from the coding sequence ATGGACGCGAACCTGAAATCAAGCCTCTGGAACCAGTTCGGCGCGGCGATCGACACGCTCGACGACGCGCTCACGCTCTGCCCCGATTCCCTGTGGGAGACGGTGCTGTGGGACGACGAGGAAGACGCGCGCTACGGGCAGTTCTGGTTCATCGCCTACCACACGCTTTTCTGGACCGACCTGTTCCTCGGCGGATCGTACGCGGACTTCACGCCGCCGGCACCGTTCATCCGCGGCACGCTGCCCGATCAACCGTACGCGAAAGACGACGTGCACGCCTATCTCAAGGCGTGCCGCGCGAAGGTCAAGGCGATGTCCGAGGCGCTCACGGACGAACAGGCCGCGCGCGTCTGCACGTTCCCGTGGATGACTCCGAGCTATCTGGAATTGCAGTTCTACAGCCTGCGCCACGTGCAGGAGCACGCCGCCCAGTTGAACCTGATCCTCGGCCACCGCGGAATCACGGGGCAGGACTGGGTCGCCAAAGCCCGCGATAACGCGCAGATGTAA
- a CDS encoding ABC-F family ATP-binding cassette domain-containing protein → MSILTTHNLSKAYGPDDIFWDVSVEIPQKGRVALVGPNGAGKTTLLNILVGLDIPSEGTVHIARGARVGFLPQRPELLGEHTLYEEQLAAFQHLREMEAELNELAGRLENDPKAMDRYGALQDQFEHAGGYTYEQRIRLVLQGLGFRPEQDKLRLNQLSGGQMTRALLARLLLEEPDLLILDEPTNHLDIEAIEWLEGFLKDFPGAVLAVSHDRYFMDAFASTVWEMEFGVIETYRGNYSHYIMQRQGRHERRLKEYEAQQEFLAKELDYIKRNIAGQNTRQAKGRQRRLDTMMRNGRILERPRGKRREMTLRLQAALRSGDKVLMTEGLAVGYDDTGVLFEVPDITLYRGETVGLIGPNGAGKSTFLKTITEQIAPLAGSTRLGASVQLGYFAQAHEGLDPRKTLIDEIYQIKPMQLSEARDYLARYLFTGDDVFRTVETLSGGERGRLAFAKLALTGANLLLLDEPTNHLDVDSQEVLQTVLADFAGTIILVTHDRYLVDALATQIWAVRRGEMTVFEGSYKEFRDWREAQAARAAELAQAARPVEKARAAAQTTARKHGLNPFQLQRRIEAVEARIADLEDRIDTLHDEIEQASTAGDADRVADLGAAYTRAEADLHEAMIEWETLVD, encoded by the coding sequence ATGTCCATTCTGACCACGCACAACCTCTCTAAAGCCTACGGGCCAGACGATATCTTCTGGGACGTCAGCGTCGAAATCCCGCAGAAGGGCCGCGTCGCACTGGTCGGCCCCAACGGCGCGGGCAAGACGACCCTGCTTAACATCCTCGTCGGCCTCGACATCCCGAGCGAAGGCACGGTGCACATCGCGCGCGGCGCGCGGGTCGGCTTTCTGCCGCAGCGCCCCGAGCTGCTCGGCGAGCACACACTGTACGAGGAACAGCTCGCGGCCTTCCAACACCTGCGTGAGATGGAAGCCGAACTCAACGAGCTCGCCGGCAGGCTGGAAAACGATCCGAAAGCGATGGATCGCTACGGCGCGCTGCAAGACCAGTTCGAGCACGCCGGCGGCTACACTTACGAACAGCGCATCCGCCTGGTGCTGCAAGGGCTGGGATTCCGGCCGGAACAGGACAAGCTGCGGCTGAACCAGCTCTCCGGCGGCCAGATGACGCGCGCCCTGCTCGCCCGTTTGCTGCTGGAAGAACCCGACCTGCTGATCCTCGACGAGCCGACCAATCATCTCGACATCGAGGCGATCGAATGGCTCGAAGGCTTCCTGAAGGACTTTCCCGGCGCGGTGCTGGCCGTCAGCCACGACCGCTACTTCATGGATGCCTTCGCGTCGACGGTGTGGGAGATGGAGTTCGGCGTCATCGAGACCTACCGCGGCAACTACTCGCACTACATCATGCAGCGGCAGGGCCGGCACGAGCGCCGGCTCAAGGAATACGAGGCCCAGCAGGAATTCCTCGCCAAGGAACTCGATTACATTAAGCGCAACATCGCCGGCCAGAACACGCGGCAGGCGAAAGGCCGCCAGCGCCGCCTCGACACCATGATGCGCAACGGCCGCATCCTCGAGCGCCCGCGCGGCAAGCGGCGCGAAATGACCCTGCGCCTGCAAGCGGCGCTGCGCAGCGGCGACAAGGTGTTGATGACTGAGGGACTGGCAGTCGGCTATGACGATACCGGCGTGCTCTTCGAAGTACCGGACATCACGCTGTACCGCGGCGAAACGGTCGGCCTGATCGGCCCCAACGGCGCGGGCAAATCGACCTTCCTCAAGACGATCACCGAGCAGATTGCGCCACTGGCCGGTTCGACGCGCTTGGGCGCGAGCGTGCAGCTCGGTTATTTCGCGCAGGCGCACGAGGGCCTCGACCCGCGCAAGACGCTGATCGACGAGATCTACCAGATCAAGCCAATGCAGCTCAGCGAGGCGCGCGACTACCTCGCCCGCTACCTCTTCACAGGCGACGACGTGTTCCGCACCGTCGAGACGCTCAGCGGCGGCGAACGCGGCCGGCTGGCGTTCGCCAAGCTGGCGCTCACCGGCGCCAACCTGCTGCTGCTGGACGAGCCGACCAACCACCTCGACGTCGACAGCCAGGAAGTGCTGCAAACGGTACTGGCCGATTTCGCCGGGACGATCATCCTCGTTACCCACGACCGCTATCTGGTCGATGCGCTGGCGACCCAAATCTGGGCCGTGCGCCGCGGCGAGATGACCGTGTTCGAAGGCAGTTATAAGGAATTCCGCGATTGGCGCGAGGCGCAAGCCGCCCGTGCCGCCGAACTCGCGCAGGCCGCGCGGCCGGTCGAAAAAGCCAGAGCCGCAGCGCAGACCACCGCCCGCAAGCACGGCCTCAACCCGTTCCAGCTTCAGCGGCGCATCGAAGCGGTCGAGGCGCGCATCGCCGACCTCGAAGACCGCATCGACACGCTGCACGACGAGATCGAACAGGCCAGCACCGCCGGCGACGCCGATCGTGTGGCCGATCTGGGCGCGGCCTATACGCGGGCCGAGGCCGACCTGCACGAGGCCATGATCGAGTGGGAAACGCTGGTCGATTGA
- a CDS encoding glycosyltransferase family 39 protein, with protein MPTDQKRAGSLMGRVGRWATAQNVIALVLVLAAVATGYMLRSVGRNWDDYVQFHPDERFFTGYVGGQMGRTFLTFTDGNESEQNAYCREQYPDNNGIGPFFDARCSNYNPHNIGAGLYVYGTFPPFVANFVANTLVDVTGDDVYFSYDGFPLVWRFLSSIYDTVTILLAFGIGYQLRGRWTGVLSAWLYAAAVLPIQTSHFATAETMTAMWVALALFAALRVQATGRWWEYGLFGVAFGAALASRFNVLPLVASILAVTALRMLPALDVHITGSERRRIFIHEFGGLVLAGFLTLLVFRILNPYAFVGPGFFGLMPNSRWLDDLSQARFETSPANGSPPQWQWVGRTPYLYPLSNMVLWGMGIALGAAGWIATVWCTVRIVRGKPKALVALPLLVWVIVYFGFIGGNFVTTMRYFMPLYATLAALAAYGLIGAALWANQRRWRPAGRTVRRVFAYAALAIVPAFTLFWALAFTNIYRSQATFTQAGHWVWENLPGDFAMKLDGAPDDSPWINIALFNTDGTKNEPISNATHIATSFSHRVEFVSAQSGTISRIFAPHLGSRDPDMGPSALRIWITPTTSDAPLVETVLTSDFPYDPNGVGDPYNIPISPPLQVTAGERYAFNVQAVAGGPVVSSGALMAWEGAWDEVVPPQVCTLPLGMTLADDPAPGILSPDDCNKRNTWATLLNGYELDLVSEDDDRKREHMLRVLDNTEYVIIGTNRRYDSQSRIALRWPLTNRYYDALFSGELGYELVEVFHETFELGPIRISDQHLPTYDSPAWLNEFEAEEAFHVYDHPAVFIFRRGENYDPQQTAAILNSVPLQRPPAVGGSQGDPTLIGPVVWDVQTAHQAPTQLVLTPDRWDVQTEGGTWSERFDRESVVNTQPVVTVAFWYVVVWLMGLAIWPALFRMMPALSDRGYGLARTAAMILIGLIAWVLSSTQVPAWNGPALWVITLAVGAFSALVVWRNRAAFGTFVRENWRLLAITEVAFLSLFVAMLVVRLSNPDLWTTGFGGEKPMDVAYFNGVLRSTVFPPIDPWFAGGYINYYYVGYVLVGVPTLMTGIIPSIAYNLILPMLFAMTGVAAFSLAFTLVDRWRVQPTSPGVRGKPNARRRLGNPYVAGVAALLLAVVLGNLDTPRVALKGLARLGGYNDQYSMLEFMSREYRDQTGTEPEGDAYISVLERAQNASVTDNIRYELEIAYQQWRAVFEGIGRAFQGEQVPIGSDRWFWAPSRVIAESVGGGAITEMPFFTFVYGDLHAHMIAMPMMLFAVGFVLNEVLVAGREPRRMIWRWLLIALGGATVGLFRAVNTWDWPTFTALGVLGLGYAWWLRWRRISRWSLLDLFLTNGGFLVAGWLAARPFSQWYASTYNSIRLWDGTQTPLWAYFDIHGLFLFVIVSLLVWETARWMGATKVRALRGRALMLLAGGLIALGLLLGSVVVALANYQVALVVVPLLAWIALLFFRPGQSIALQFVLVISALALALTLAVEVIVLDGDIGRQNTVFKFYIQVWLLFSVAAGAGAAWLIQSAVNWRRAIFLPWATVGSLLLIAASLFPFLATWGKSNYRLAPEVGVTLDGAQFMAAKTDYFEGSVPELVDMSLDYAAITWLQDNVVGSPVIIEGRSPQEEYYWGGRIAIHTGLPSVLGWNFHQRQQRTLPQLGELVWQRVANINYVYTTPDALAAWRILRHFDVEYVVVAGLERAVYSQSGGLAKFDAMVSDGWLEPALTVEGETLVYRVLEENGPRVSVTMR; from the coding sequence ATGCCGACCGATCAAAAACGCGCCGGATCGCTCATGGGCCGCGTGGGCCGCTGGGCCACCGCACAGAACGTCATCGCCCTCGTGCTGGTGCTGGCCGCCGTTGCAACCGGCTATATGCTGCGCTCGGTCGGCCGCAATTGGGACGACTACGTGCAGTTCCACCCCGACGAGCGCTTCTTCACCGGCTACGTCGGCGGGCAGATGGGCCGCACGTTCCTGACCTTCACCGACGGCAACGAGTCCGAGCAGAATGCGTACTGCCGTGAGCAGTACCCGGACAACAACGGAATCGGCCCGTTCTTCGACGCGCGCTGCTCGAATTACAACCCGCACAACATCGGCGCCGGGCTGTACGTGTACGGCACGTTCCCGCCGTTTGTGGCCAATTTCGTCGCAAACACGCTGGTCGACGTCACCGGCGACGACGTGTATTTCAGCTACGACGGCTTCCCGCTGGTGTGGCGCTTCCTGTCATCGATCTACGACACGGTGACGATCCTGTTGGCGTTCGGCATCGGCTATCAACTGCGCGGGCGCTGGACCGGTGTGCTTTCCGCGTGGTTGTACGCCGCCGCCGTGCTGCCGATCCAGACCTCGCACTTCGCCACCGCCGAGACGATGACGGCAATGTGGGTGGCGCTGGCATTGTTTGCCGCATTGCGCGTGCAGGCCACGGGCCGCTGGTGGGAATACGGGCTGTTCGGCGTCGCGTTCGGCGCGGCGCTGGCAAGCCGCTTCAACGTGCTGCCGCTGGTCGCCTCGATTCTGGCCGTCACCGCGCTGCGCATGCTGCCTGCACTGGACGTGCACATCACGGGCAGCGAACGCCGCCGCATCTTCATCCACGAGTTCGGCGGGCTGGTGCTGGCCGGGTTCCTCACGCTGCTGGTGTTCCGCATCTTGAACCCGTACGCATTTGTCGGCCCGGGCTTCTTCGGCCTGATGCCCAACAGCCGCTGGCTCGACGACCTCAGTCAGGCGCGCTTTGAGACCAGCCCGGCCAACGGGTCGCCGCCGCAGTGGCAGTGGGTCGGCCGCACGCCGTACCTCTACCCGCTGTCCAACATGGTCCTATGGGGCATGGGCATTGCGCTCGGCGCCGCGGGATGGATCGCGACGGTGTGGTGTACGGTGCGCATCGTGCGCGGCAAGCCCAAGGCGCTGGTCGCCCTGCCGCTGTTGGTGTGGGTGATCGTCTATTTCGGCTTCATCGGTGGCAACTTCGTCACCACGATGCGCTATTTCATGCCGCTGTACGCCACGTTGGCGGCGCTGGCGGCTTACGGGTTGATCGGCGCGGCGTTGTGGGCCAATCAGCGGCGCTGGCGCCCGGCAGGCCGCACCGTGCGGCGCGTGTTCGCCTATGCGGCGCTGGCGATCGTGCCGGCGTTCACGCTGTTCTGGGCGCTCGCGTTCACCAACATCTACCGCAGTCAGGCCACGTTTACGCAAGCCGGCCATTGGGTATGGGAGAATCTCCCCGGCGACTTTGCCATGAAGCTCGACGGCGCGCCGGACGACAGCCCGTGGATCAACATTGCGCTGTTCAACACCGACGGCACCAAGAACGAGCCGATCAGCAACGCGACGCACATTGCGACGTCGTTCAGCCACCGCGTCGAGTTCGTCTCGGCGCAGTCCGGCACTATCAGCCGTATCTTCGCGCCGCACCTCGGCTCGCGCGATCCGGACATGGGGCCGTCCGCCCTGCGCATCTGGATCACGCCGACCACCAGCGACGCGCCGTTGGTCGAGACGGTGCTCACCAGCGACTTCCCGTACGACCCCAACGGCGTCGGCGACCCGTACAATATTCCGATCAGCCCGCCGCTGCAAGTCACGGCCGGTGAGCGCTATGCGTTCAACGTGCAGGCGGTGGCCGGCGGGCCAGTCGTGTCGTCCGGCGCGCTGATGGCGTGGGAAGGCGCGTGGGACGAGGTCGTGCCGCCGCAGGTGTGCACCCTGCCGCTGGGCATGACGCTGGCCGACGACCCCGCCCCCGGCATCCTCAGCCCGGACGACTGCAACAAGCGCAATACGTGGGCCACGCTGCTCAATGGCTACGAGCTCGACCTGGTATCCGAGGACGACGACCGCAAGCGCGAGCACATGCTGCGCGTGCTGGACAACACCGAATACGTGATTATCGGCACCAACCGGCGCTACGACTCGCAAAGCCGCATCGCGCTGCGGTGGCCGCTGACGAACCGCTACTACGATGCGCTGTTCAGCGGCGAGCTGGGCTACGAACTGGTCGAGGTCTTCCACGAGACGTTCGAACTCGGGCCGATTCGCATCAGCGACCAGCATCTGCCGACGTATGATAGCCCGGCATGGCTCAACGAGTTCGAGGCCGAGGAAGCCTTCCACGTCTACGATCACCCGGCCGTGTTCATCTTCAGGCGCGGTGAGAATTACGACCCGCAGCAGACCGCGGCGATCCTCAACAGCGTGCCGCTGCAGCGACCGCCGGCGGTCGGGGGCTCTCAGGGCGACCCGACGCTGATCGGGCCGGTCGTGTGGGACGTGCAGACCGCCCATCAGGCGCCGACTCAACTTGTGCTCACGCCCGACCGGTGGGACGTGCAGACCGAAGGCGGCACATGGTCGGAACGCTTCGACCGCGAGAGCGTCGTGAACACGCAGCCGGTCGTAACGGTCGCGTTCTGGTACGTCGTCGTCTGGTTGATGGGGCTGGCGATCTGGCCGGCGCTGTTCCGCATGATGCCCGCGCTCAGCGACCGCGGCTACGGCTTGGCGCGCACCGCGGCGATGATCCTGATCGGCTTGATCGCGTGGGTGCTGTCGAGCACGCAGGTGCCGGCGTGGAACGGCCCCGCCTTGTGGGTGATTACGCTTGCCGTGGGTGCCTTCAGCGCGCTCGTCGTATGGCGCAACCGCGCCGCGTTCGGCACATTTGTGCGCGAGAACTGGCGCCTGCTGGCGATCACTGAGGTCGCGTTCCTCTCGCTGTTCGTCGCGATGCTGGTCGTCCGCCTGAGCAATCCCGACCTGTGGACAACCGGCTTCGGCGGCGAAAAGCCGATGGATGTCGCGTACTTCAACGGCGTGCTGCGCAGCACCGTCTTCCCACCCATCGACCCGTGGTTCGCCGGCGGCTACATCAACTACTACTACGTCGGTTATGTGCTGGTCGGCGTTCCGACGTTGATGACCGGCATCATCCCGTCGATCGCCTACAACCTGATCCTGCCGATGCTGTTCGCCATGACCGGTGTCGCCGCGTTCAGCCTCGCCTTCACGTTGGTCGACCGCTGGCGGGTTCAACCGACGTCGCCGGGGGTGCGCGGTAAGCCCAACGCGCGGCGGCGGCTTGGCAATCCGTACGTCGCCGGCGTTGCCGCCCTGCTGCTGGCGGTCGTGCTGGGCAATCTCGACACACCGCGGGTGGCGCTCAAGGGACTGGCGCGCCTTGGCGGCTACAACGATCAGTATTCGATGCTCGAGTTCATGAGCCGCGAATATCGCGATCAAACCGGCACCGAGCCGGAAGGCGACGCGTACATCTCGGTTTTGGAGCGCGCGCAGAATGCCTCGGTGACCGACAACATCCGGTACGAGCTTGAGATCGCGTATCAGCAGTGGCGCGCCGTCTTCGAGGGCATCGGCCGTGCGTTCCAGGGCGAGCAGGTGCCGATCGGCTCCGACCGCTGGTTCTGGGCGCCGTCGCGCGTGATCGCCGAGTCGGTCGGCGGCGGCGCGATCACCGAGATGCCGTTTTTCACGTTCGTATACGGCGACCTGCACGCGCACATGATCGCCATGCCGATGATGCTGTTCGCCGTCGGCTTCGTGCTTAACGAGGTGCTGGTCGCGGGCCGCGAGCCGCGCCGCATGATCTGGCGCTGGCTGTTGATCGCGCTCGGCGGGGCGACGGTCGGGCTGTTCCGCGCCGTCAATACGTGGGATTGGCCGACGTTCACCGCGTTGGGCGTGTTGGGACTGGGCTACGCATGGTGGCTGCGCTGGCGGCGGATCTCGCGCTGGTCGCTGCTCGACCTGTTCCTGACCAACGGCGGCTTCCTCGTCGCTGGATGGCTGGCCGCGCGTCCGTTCTCGCAGTGGTACGCTAGCACCTACAACAGCATCCGCTTGTGGGACGGCACGCAAACGCCGCTGTGGGCTTACTTCGACATCCACGGCCTGTTCCTGTTTGTGATCGTCTCGCTGCTGGTGTGGGAGACGGCGCGCTGGATGGGCGCGACCAAGGTCCGCGCACTCCGCGGACGGGCGCTGATGCTGCTGGCCGGCGGTCTGATCGCGCTCGGCCTGCTGCTCGGCTCGGTCGTGGTCGCGCTGGCGAACTATCAGGTGGCGCTGGTGGTCGTGCCGCTGCTGGCATGGATCGCCCTGCTGTTCTTCCGTCCCGGGCAAAGCATCGCGCTTCAATTCGTGCTGGTGATCTCGGCGCTGGCGCTGGCGCTCACGCTGGCGGTCGAGGTGATCGTGCTCGATGGCGACATTGGCCGGCAGAACACCGTGTTCAAGTTCTACATTCAGGTATGGCTGCTGTTCAGCGTCGCCGCGGGCGCGGGGGCGGCATGGCTGATCCAATCGGCGGTCAACTGGCGGCGGGCGATCTTCCTGCCGTGGGCGACGGTCGGCAGCCTGCTGCTGATCGCCGCGTCGCTGTTCCCGTTCCTCGCCACATGGGGCAAGTCGAACTACCGGCTTGCGCCCGAGGTCGGCGTGACGCTGGACGGCGCGCAGTTCATGGCCGCCAAGACCGACTACTTCGAAGGCAGCGTGCCGGAACTGGTCGACATGTCGCTCGACTATGCCGCGATCACGTGGCTGCAGGACAACGTTGTCGGGTCGCCGGTCATCATTGAGGGCCGCAGCCCGCAGGAGGAGTATTACTGGGGCGGGCGTATCGCCATCCACACCGGCCTGCCGTCGGTGCTGGGCTGGAACTTCCACCAGCGTCAGCAGCGCACCCTGCCGCAGTTAGGTGAGCTGGTCTGGCAGCGCGTCGCCAACATCAACTACGTCTACACGACGCCAGATGCGCTCGCTGCGTGGCGGATTCTGCGCCACTTCGACGTCGAGTACGTCGTCGTGGCTGGGCTGGAGCGCGCGGTCTATTCCCAAAGCGGCGGACTGGCGAAGTTCGACGCGATGGTGAGCGATGGCTGGCTCGAACCGGCGCTGACGGTAGAGGGGGAAACGCTCGTCTACCGTGTATTAGAAGAGAACGGGCCGCGCGTCAGCGTGACGATGCGATGA
- a CDS encoding DUF429 domain-containing protein — protein MSVVVGVDGCRAGWVAARSTVPGGPFDLIVYPTLRALWDANRDAAHIWTDMPIGLPISTVRGTDSGGRKVLGVRRSSIFNVPTRAAVYASTYAEANAINRRVSGKGISIQAWHIVPKMRELDALLQSDPAAKDVIIESHPEVVFWALTGAPMAHNKKRSAGRAERLAVLARFLPDVVGRIDAFYAYTLRKHCAYDDVVDALVLMVAARFDRFDSIPNPPELDEHDLPMRIVYPVGRWQA, from the coding sequence ATGAGCGTCGTTGTCGGAGTAGACGGCTGCCGGGCCGGGTGGGTCGCCGCGCGATCCACCGTGCCCGGCGGCCCGTTCGACCTGATCGTATACCCCACCCTGCGCGCGCTGTGGGACGCCAACCGCGACGCCGCGCACATCTGGACCGACATGCCGATCGGCCTGCCGATTAGCACCGTGCGCGGCACCGACAGCGGCGGACGCAAAGTCCTCGGCGTGCGCCGCAGCAGCATCTTCAACGTGCCGACGCGCGCGGCGGTCTACGCCAGCACCTACGCTGAGGCCAATGCGATCAACCGGCGCGTCAGCGGCAAGGGCATCAGCATTCAGGCGTGGCACATCGTCCCCAAGATGCGCGAGCTGGACGCGCTCCTGCAATCCGACCCGGCCGCGAAAGATGTAATCATCGAATCGCACCCAGAGGTCGTGTTCTGGGCACTGACCGGCGCGCCGATGGCGCACAACAAGAAGCGATCGGCCGGGCGGGCGGAACGGCTCGCCGTGCTGGCGCGCTTTCTGCCGGATGTCGTGGGCCGGATCGACGCGTTCTATGCCTATACACTGCGCAAGCATTGCGCGTATGACGACGTGGTCGACGCACTGGTGTTGATGGTTGCGGCGCGCTTCGACCGGTTCGACTCGATCCCCAACCCGCCGGAGCTGGACGAACATGATTTGCCGATGCGAATCGTGTATCCGGTGGGACGTTGGCAGGCGTAA
- the era gene encoding GTPase Era — MSDSLDSTPEHTQPDDYRSGVVAVVGRPNVGKSTLINAILGQKIAAVSPKPQTTRKTQFGIYTTDTVQILFIDTPGIHLPRHKLGEYMVQVATQALRDADVILWVIDTTEAPGKGEQAIAETIASVQTPVVLALNKVDALAPDADLAAHLALTPHVEAHRISALTGEGVPALVEALAVRMPEGPQYYPEDQVTEVNLRAIASEVVREKVMSNTEEEIPHATAVEITEYREREDGTHYISATIYVERQSQKGIIIGQKGQMIKKIGTEARQDLVAIVDGPVYLDLHVSVLKNWRSDPRAMQRFGYRVQKDKE, encoded by the coding sequence ATGAGCGATTCGCTTGATTCTACCCCCGAACACACCCAACCCGACGACTACCGCAGCGGGGTCGTCGCTGTGGTCGGCCGGCCCAACGTCGGCAAGTCGACGCTGATCAACGCGATCCTCGGCCAGAAGATCGCTGCCGTGTCGCCCAAGCCGCAGACCACGCGCAAGACCCAGTTCGGCATCTACACCACCGACACCGTGCAAATCCTGTTCATCGACACGCCGGGGATCCACCTGCCCCGTCACAAGCTGGGCGAGTACATGGTGCAGGTCGCCACGCAGGCGCTGCGAGACGCCGACGTGATCCTGTGGGTGATCGACACGACCGAGGCCCCCGGTAAGGGCGAGCAGGCCATTGCCGAGACGATCGCGTCGGTGCAGACGCCGGTCGTGCTGGCGCTCAACAAGGTCGATGCGCTCGCGCCGGACGCCGATCTGGCCGCGCATCTGGCGCTGACGCCGCATGTCGAGGCGCACCGCATCAGCGCGCTGACCGGCGAGGGCGTGCCGGCGCTGGTCGAGGCGCTGGCGGTGCGCATGCCGGAAGGCCCGCAGTATTACCCCGAGGATCAGGTGACCGAGGTCAACCTGCGCGCCATCGCGTCCGAGGTCGTGCGCGAGAAAGTGATGTCGAACACTGAAGAGGAAATCCCGCATGCGACGGCGGTGGAGATCACCGAGTACCGCGAGCGCGAGGACGGCACGCACTACATCAGCGCGACGATATATGTCGAGCGCCAGTCGCAGAAGGGCATCATCATCGGCCAGAAGGGCCAGATGATCAAGAAGATCGGCACCGAGGCGCGGCAGGACCTGGTCGCGATTGTCGACGGGCCGGTGTACCTCGACCTGCACGTGAGCGTGTTGAAGAACTGGCGCAGCGATCCACGCGCCATGCAGCGCTTCGGCTACCGCGTCCAGAAGGACAAGGAGTAG